Part of the Prevotella communis genome is shown below.
GCATAGCAGATTCCACATCGGGTGCCACCTGCATCTCGAAGGTGATATGACGATCCTGTTGCATACGTGCCTCTTCTGCGGCCTGCGATGCTATCTGCGGAGCCGACACATCATCATGGCTCTCGATCACAGCCGTACTGTTGGCATCACTCAGTTCCAGCATCTTGTTGACCAGTCCTGTGATACGGTCCGTACTCTCGATGATACGTGTATTGATATCATTCTTCGTGGCCTCATCAAGTTTCACATCCGGTGCCGTGATAATCTGCGTAAAGCCGGATAGCACATTCAGCGGCGTGCGTATCTCGTGCGAGATCTGCTGGATGAAGTTGGTCTTCATCTTCGAAGACTCCTCTGCACGGGCGTTGGCCACCTTCAGCAAGGCATGCTCACGGCGCAACTTTGCTGCTGCCACATGTCTGAGATACATCGCCAGCAGAAGGGCTACGACCAGTACGACAGCCATACCGATGAGGAAGCGCGAACGCTCCAACTGGGTCTGCATCTTCAGTTCGTCAACCTTATAGAGCGTGTTCAGCTCGTCCAACTGGATACGCATCTCGCGGTTAAACACTGAGTCCTTCTGATAATAGAGGTCGCGGAAGGTCTTGGCAGCCTCATCCATCCGTCCCATCTGCAGATAGGCCTCACCACGGAAAGCGGCCACATCGCCACCAGCATTCAGGTCGAGCGCCTCCAGACTGTCGCAATAGGCCAGCACCTGCTCTGCCTGCTTGGCAGCAAGGGCATAGTGCACACGTACGTAATATATACGGTATTGTCCCAGAGGCGTACCACAAGCCTTCTGCATCTCCTCCGCCTTGCATATCTCCTGTTCAGCTTCCTCAATTCGGTTCAGTCCGGCAAGGGCCGAAGCCTTATTACAACGACAGGCGATATAGGTGGGAAAATGCAGTTCTGGGAATGCCCCCTTACGCTGCAAGCGACGCAAGATGCCCTGTTCCCACTCGTTGGCAACATCGAGCTCCTCAGTATAGCGGTGACTCTCGTCAAGCGTCTGACAAAGGTAGTCGAATACCGTCGTGAAGGCCTCCACCTCGCTCTCGCGCTGTTTCAGCTGTTTGATACACTCACGAAACACATCGATAGCCTGGTCATACTGACCCATGCTCTCATAGACCACACCCATCAACTGATAGGCAGCAGCCTTACCGAAGTTGTCATCATTCTTCTGGGCATCGGCCAACATATCCTGGGCTTCGCGCAGGGCCGTCTGGATACGTGAGGAATACATATAGACGCAGGCCTTACTGTCCCACGTATCATAATAACGGTTCCACTGACGGTGTTTCTTAAACCACGCCATCTGCTCAGGAGCCTCCTTCAGCAGCATGGAGTCCATGGCACAGTTGGTCAGTACGGCCACCTTGCTCCAGCGGGCTTTTCCCTCGCCTTCGATATTATGCTCACCCTGCTCGAAAGCAATCCATTCATCCAGGCAGTCGAGGGCTGCCTGCGGATTATCTTCGCTACTGAGCAGTTGCGAGAGTTTCATATAGGCCTTAGAACGCTCATTGCCTTTCAGCGTGGGAACAACCTGGCGCAGGGAGTCGATGGTAGACGCACCCATCTGCAGACAGATTCCGCATAATAGTATGATAGCTAATTTTATGATTCTCATTATTTCCTCTATACCTTATTCTATTCAGTTTGCAAAGGTAAGCAAAAAAATGCATTCCCGCAAAATTTAATAATAAAACTTAAAAACAGAACAATTTCACTTAACTACCCTCAATTTATTTGGAGGGTACGGATTATTGTATTAATTTTGACAAAACAAAACCATTAAAAGGTACAATTAAACTTTTTTTGAAAAAAAAATCGCGAAAGTGCGAGATATTTTCCTAAAACTGTCGTATAACAAATAGAGATAGACAAAAAGATGAGTGCTCTGACAGAGACAGAACTTGTAGAGGCCGTCAGGCAAGGACGGCGCGAGGGACAGACAGAGATGGTCAGTCGCTATGCCGAGCGTGTCTTCGCCATGATAGCGAGACAGGTGCCCGACATGATGGACGCCCAGGAGCTGACACAGGACACCTTCCTGCGGGCCTTCAGTCATATCGACAGCTACGCCCCTCACAAGGCTTCGCTCTCCACCTGGCTCTGCCGCATCGCCTACCGGCTGACACTTGACCATCTGAGACGACGACGGCCTGTGATTGTAGCGATGGAAGACAATACTGACATCAGCGACGAGGAGCTGGAGGCAGAACTGAGCACTGGGCGCGAAGAGAGGATAGAGCAACTGATGGAGGTGATTGACGAACTGCCAGACGACGAGCGAATGCTCCTGACACTCTACTACTTCGAAGACCGTCCGCTCGCAGAGATAACCTATATCACAGGTATCGAACCTGCAGCACTGGCCAACCGCCTTTACAGGACGAGAAAGAAACTCTATCGCAAGTTAAATAATTGAAGATTCATTCAGCGCTGAAAAGAATGTTTCATGTTTAATGATTAATGTTTAATGAACAAGATAAAAGATACAGACCTGCGCGAGGCGCTACATAGGAAATATGCTGAGACACCCAAGCTGCCTGCCGACTTCATGACGAAGATGGAGGAGAAGCTGAAAGCCGCGCCTTCCCGCGTGCCCAGCGATCCTGTCGCAGGGAAAGCACGCCGCCATTGGCGCTGGATAGCCGCAGCCGCCTCGCTACTCCTCCTCATCGGCATAGGCGTCACGCTGATGCCCTCAGGAGAAGAGGGAGAGACAGGAGGTCTGACAGCACAACATACTGAGACAACGGAGCAGCCCTCTATTAGCAAAACGACGAGCTACGACCAGCAAAACGACGAGTTGCCATCAGCAATACAACGAGTTGCTGTCAACGACAAGGAGGCCGCAATTGAAGAAGAGGTACCCACGGAGGAAAAAGTTCCTGCCTACACCTCTGCAGACGATCCGAACCTGCATTACGCATCGAACGAAACTAAGACAGATACAGTGCCCTATCAGAATCCAGCCCG
Proteins encoded:
- a CDS encoding RNA polymerase sigma factor: MSALTETELVEAVRQGRREGQTEMVSRYAERVFAMIARQVPDMMDAQELTQDTFLRAFSHIDSYAPHKASLSTWLCRIAYRLTLDHLRRRRPVIVAMEDNTDISDEELEAELSTGREERIEQLMEVIDELPDDERMLLTLYYFEDRPLAEITYITGIEPAALANRLYRTRKKLYRKLNN
- a CDS encoding tetratricopeptide repeat-containing sensor histidine kinase, translated to MRIIKLAIILLCGICLQMGASTIDSLRQVVPTLKGNERSKAYMKLSQLLSSEDNPQAALDCLDEWIAFEQGEHNIEGEGKARWSKVAVLTNCAMDSMLLKEAPEQMAWFKKHRQWNRYYDTWDSKACVYMYSSRIQTALREAQDMLADAQKNDDNFGKAAAYQLMGVVYESMGQYDQAIDVFRECIKQLKQRESEVEAFTTVFDYLCQTLDESHRYTEELDVANEWEQGILRRLQRKGAFPELHFPTYIACRCNKASALAGLNRIEEAEQEICKAEEMQKACGTPLGQYRIYYVRVHYALAAKQAEQVLAYCDSLEALDLNAGGDVAAFRGEAYLQMGRMDEAAKTFRDLYYQKDSVFNREMRIQLDELNTLYKVDELKMQTQLERSRFLIGMAVVLVVALLLAMYLRHVAAAKLRREHALLKVANARAEESSKMKTNFIQQISHEIRTPLNVLSGFTQIITAPDVKLDEATKNDINTRIIESTDRITGLVNKMLELSDANSTAVIESHDDVSAPQIASQAAEEARMQQDRHITFEMQVAPDVESAMLHTNMRQASRALMLLLDNARKFTKQGSVRLILEKTDKMMRFVVEDTGIGVPAAEAEHIFEEFVQLDNYYDGTGIGLTVARSIARRLGGDVELDTTYQPGARFVMTLPL